The following is a genomic window from Solanum lycopersicum chromosome 6, SLM_r2.1.
CACCAAGTTCTGTTAAGAATCACTCTGACCTGTTTCCTCTCATTTATACAAACAGAACCTATTGAAGGAtgtttaatttttctaattgaattaattgtatttcttttgttttccacTTTTCACAGTACTGCATTGGGCAAGAGTCGTGTTCAGTACCTGTGACACCAGAAATTTTTGGTGGTGATCCATGTCCAGGTGTTATGAAGAAACTCTCAGTTGAAGCTCTCTGCAGTTGATGACACCGAGGACAAGCAAACAAGGAAGGTGTTAGCTAGTTACTATTATATACACTAGCAATATTTTAAGTATTCTTTTTCTAATCCAAGAATCACCACAATCATTCTTTGGCTTCACCGTGGGTGAAGTTGTACAGATATGCAACACACCCTTTGTGTATTAGCTCACATCAATTGGATAAGAAACTGGTGACAGGTTCTGTATATTATGTAAGTTACTGTACTACTTATAACATTGGTGTTCACTGTTCACCTTGGTTGAAGTGCACATCTACATGGTTCTTGATGAGGCCATCTACTGTGTGCAGATACCTTTAGTGGTAGTATCTAAAAAGCCTTCTGTCTGTCTTTGAGGAATTTCAACATTGTAATATCTACATAAGAAACAATCATCCATTGCTTTCCATTTTATATACATGTTCTTGTGAAATTGCAATAACATCGACCTCTCTGGCAGTTGGACAGCAGCCAAACAGCCAAACATCTATAATTTGCTAATGTCAAAGTGGTAACAGacaatcttcttttttttcccttccCCCTCTTTGCACATAAAAATGACAGGCCCATACCCTTTTAACACTTGTACTTATCATAGTTTCACACCTACGCACCAGTTTATCTATAGGTCGATGTAGAACATGTAATCATCTCAAGCGACCTTGTATTTTATCCTCTACGTGTGCTACTCGCACACACTGTGAGCATTCGCATCAACACAACAAGACAACACTCATATATAGGTGAATATGTTGGACTTTAGGAGCCCAACTTTCACTACCATATAGTatagtctctttttttttttatagtcgTTCTATAATAAATGATCAACAAAACAGTAAATATATATTCTTGTATTCAAAGTATTTCCTAACTTTAGTTGGTGTGTCAAATCCCATTCactttaatttgttaaattaatATCTTGGCTACACCATTTATGAGTCAACAACCCTGCCCATACGTTTGAAGATCTTTGGATTCCTATCACAAATTTCTAACATTTATTCTACAGACATATCAATTTTGGGCAGACTGCTGTCTACTACAAAtttcaagaatgaaaacaaAGGGATAGAAAATGAAAGTCGCCAAATATTTCCAATATTACAACACTCGTATATAACAAATAATTACTCCAAATGCTTAATGAACCtcaaatttgtttatttgatcTTCTTGTAGAAGTTCTTGGAGCATATTCTACCTGCTCATATATAAAGGGACTTCTCTATTGATAAGGCTACAAGCAATTAAGCCATATATACTCCAAATTAGTACGAGCTCTCACTAATTCATGGATTCATCATAATAAGATATCAAGaagatcaaaattttatcaAGTTCCACAGAATTGTATAGCTAGAAAGTACAATAATCAAGCTAACAGGAAAACCATTTAAGAAGAAGTATGACCACAAGATACAACTAAGCCTATGCTAGTACCAGAAGACTGATTGGTCATTGGTAGCTTCTTCTCTTTGGTTCTCCTCTGATGAAGCAAGAAGCAATTCTACCTTTTACTGAGTCTTGGCATAACCTAGATCATTTTCACTATGATAATAACAAATCAACGAGGCTCCCTTTTGATCAGTCAATCTTCACAGATGAGTAGATTTTCCTAACAAACCAGAAGGAAGCATAGAATCCGATGGTTCCTGTTACTACAAAGAAGGCGTATGATGCAATCAACATATAGCCGAAATACAGGATTCCTGAAACCAACTTTGTGATTTCCAACTTGGTGAAGAAGTAGAAGACGGAGTAGAGAAACAGGTATAAAGCAGAGGATCCAGCAGTCAGATATGCTCTCCACCACCAATGATAGTCTTCGCTGCACAACTGGAAGTAACAGAGCACAACGGATATCTCCGCACATGTGATTATCAAGATCAGGAAAACGATGAAAAGGAAGCCAAAGATGTAGTAGTACTGGTTCAGCCATATAGAGGTCAGGATGAAGAAGAGTTCAATGAAAACAGCTCCAAATGGGAGAATACCCCCAATAAGTACAGAAAAAGACGGTGTCATGTACCAAGCCTGCTCTGGTATTTGCCTAGGTATTTTGTTTGTCTTAACAGGGTCCTCAATGGCTGGCTTTTTATATCCAAGGTAGCTTCCAACAAACACCAAGGGGACCGAGATTCCAAACCATAAGCACACAAGAGCAAACATGGTTCCAAATGGCACTGCTCCAGAAGATCGCTCTTCCCAGATGAGAGCATTCAATATGAAGAAGATAGCAAAAAGTATACCAGGGAACATGAAAGCAGTTTTCAAGGTAATCCTTTTCCATTCTGTTCCCTTGAACATCTTGTATAGACGTGCAGAAGTATACCCAGCCAACAAACCCATGAAAACCCATAACAGAACCATGGCAGTCATTAGTCCACCGCGGTTGGAAGGTGACAAGAAACCTAGCAGAGCAAAGATCATTGTGACTAGTGTCATTGCAAGTATTTGTACACCAGTTCCAACATAAACACAAAGTAATCCAGAATTGATTGGAGGACGGAAGACATCTCCATGAACAAGCTTCCATCCTGTTTCTTCTTGAGCTTCATCTTGTGTTTCCAATTGGTTATAGTTCGCAATATCTCTGTACAAAGTTCTCATCATAATCATGGCAACCATACCAGATAGGAAGAGAACGATCATAAGAGAATTTATGATGGAAAACCAATGAATCTGATCATCATTCATGAGAAGGTATGTATCCCAACGAGAAGCCCACTTCACATCGCTTTCCTGGAGACAAATAGATCATAGTGAGTAATATACCAAAATAGTTGACGAATAGCTTTAAGTCAATAGCAGGAAGTATAAGGATTCAATACCTTGAAAGCAACATCATATGTGAATATAACCTCCTTATCTGTATCTACTTCCTGGGGAGCAGCACTACCTagtatcaatttttttgtattctcaTTGCACGTCGATACTTGAGGGTTCTTGTCATTCCATTCCTTGTATTCGTGATTAATGCTGTTGAAAAAATTATC
Proteins encoded in this region:
- the LOC101264437 gene encoding transmembrane 9 superfamily member 7 isoform X2 — protein: MRQDQSCQVLCRQKLDAESAKNFKEKIDDEYKVNMILDNLPVAVPRQRQDGSQSTTYEHGFRVGFKGNYAGSKEERYFINNHLSFLVKYHKDPETDTARIVGFEVIPNSINHEYKEWNDKNPQVSTCNENTKKLILGSAAPQEVDTDKEVIFTYDVAFKESDVKWASRWDTYLLMNDDQIHWFSIINSLMIVLFLSGMVAMIMMRTLYRDIANYNQLETQDEAQEETGWKLVHGDVFRPPINSGLLCVYVGTGVQILAMTLVTMIFALLGFLSPSNRGGLMTAMVLLWVFMGLLAGYTSARLYKMFKGTEWKRITLKTAFMFPGILFAIFFILNALIWEERSSGAVPFGTMFALVCLWFGISVPLVFVGSYLGYKKPAIEDPVKTNKIPRQIPEQAWYMTPSFSVLIGGILPFGAVFIELFFILTSIWLNQYYYIFGFLFIVFLILIITCAEISVVLCYFQLCSEDYHWWWRAYLTAGSSALYLFLYSVFYFFTKLEITKLVSGILYFGYMLIASYAFFVVTGTIGFYASFWFVRKIYSSVKID
- the LOC101264437 gene encoding transmembrane 9 superfamily member 7 isoform X1, with the translated sequence MELCLKLPTLQPFGSQQKKLKMGHGLSGRLTVICFSIVFCISSTNSFYLPGVAPRDFQTGDSLDVKVNKLSSTKTQLPYDYYYLKFCKPTKVLNSAENLGEVLRGDRIENSVYSFLMRQDQSCQVLCRQKLDAESAKNFKEKIDDEYKVNMILDNLPVAVPRQRQDGSQSTTYEHGFRVGFKGNYAGSKEERYFINNHLSFLVKYHKDPETDTARIVGFEVIPNSINHEYKEWNDKNPQVSTCNENTKKLILGSAAPQEVDTDKEVIFTYDVAFKESDVKWASRWDTYLLMNDDQIHWFSIINSLMIVLFLSGMVAMIMMRTLYRDIANYNQLETQDEAQEETGWKLVHGDVFRPPINSGLLCVYVGTGVQILAMTLVTMIFALLGFLSPSNRGGLMTAMVLLWVFMGLLAGYTSARLYKMFKGTEWKRITLKTAFMFPGILFAIFFILNALIWEERSSGAVPFGTMFALVCLWFGISVPLVFVGSYLGYKKPAIEDPVKTNKIPRQIPEQAWYMTPSFSVLIGGILPFGAVFIELFFILTSIWLNQYYYIFGFLFIVFLILIITCAEISVVLCYFQLCSEDYHWWWRAYLTAGSSALYLFLYSVFYFFTKLEITKLVSGILYFGYMLIASYAFFVVTGTIGFYASFWFVRKIYSSVKID